Proteins encoded in a region of the Gallalistipes aquisgranensis genome:
- a CDS encoding pyridoxamine 5'-phosphate oxidase family protein: protein MMYDNDTVRRRDRLLGEPEALALLREGEYGVLSMAAEGGGAYGIPVSYVWDGAVALYFHCAPEGRKLNLLAADDRASFCVVGRTRVIPDQFTTAYESIVLEGRVRMNLPGEERWRALELLLEKYSPDDLATGMKYAERSFHRTNVLRFDIGRMSGKRKRVG, encoded by the coding sequence ATGATGTACGATAACGATACCGTGCGGCGGAGGGACCGCCTGTTGGGGGAGCCTGAAGCCCTCGCTTTGCTGCGGGAGGGAGAGTACGGAGTGCTTTCGATGGCCGCCGAGGGTGGTGGCGCTTACGGAATTCCGGTCAGTTATGTCTGGGACGGTGCCGTGGCTCTCTATTTTCACTGTGCACCGGAGGGGCGGAAGCTGAATTTGCTTGCTGCGGACGACCGGGCCTCTTTCTGTGTGGTGGGACGTACCCGGGTGATTCCGGACCAGTTTACGACAGCCTATGAGAGCATTGTCCTCGAAGGACGTGTCCGTATGAATCTTCCCGGGGAGGAGCGGTGGCGTGCACTGGAGTTGTTGTTGGAGAAGTATTCACCGGACGATCTGGCGACCGGAATGAAGTACGCCGAACGTTCCTTTCATCGGACGAATGTCCTGCGGTTCGACATCGGGCGGATGTCCGGTAAGCGGAAACGGGTCGGCTGA
- a CDS encoding glycoside hydrolase family 31 protein, which yields MKKGFLLLMCCFVFGPLAAGNHSNPLVFGNNRITLITDGLVRLEYAVDGKFFDDPTMFAYDRSHLLDTFSVEKLDGNRYRIETGRMTITYTADGFPFGAMNFRIEFDNGGEKPSRWTVRQSAFPSKNNLRGAIATLDNIDGRTELDEGLLSRDGYYMIDDTGKERLVDGWIAEPSKAHVQDYYVFIYGTDYRSALRSLGAISGRAPMNRKYMHGAWYCRFYNYSADDYRRIVREYREHDFPLDVLVFDMDWHTMDAKVGSGHGGRLSWTGYTWNRKQFPDPAGLLAEFRKEHIYVPLNDHPADGIRPHEEGYDGFMRAMGEDPAEGRSLLFDAGDRKYMENFFRYALEPNEKIGAAFWWLDWQQNYIQPWVRGTRMRHLPWLNHLYYRHSLKDGLRGALYSRWGGWGTQRYPIQFSGDTYASWEMIAFQVEMTATSGNAGCFFWAHDLGGHYNGDDPEMYARWTQFGAVSSSLRVHSSSSAPDRRPWNEVWGRQATESMRRAYHFRSEMMPYIYSSLWQVHREMVPLTRALYIDYPRVEEAYRNPQEYLLGDLVLTAPIASPGKGPDRVAEQTVWFPVGDSWYDLFTGRRFEGGTKHTVSAPLNEFPVYVKGGYPLPMQPYTPRMATARIDTLIVRCYPGGPGADNGYELYEDDGLSLDYTRGRYALTPLRYRLSDGGLTVTVGAAEGEYEGQPAERSYRIELPGLSSRAVARIDGRRTKISVNDRGMPCIDVPRRSIRRPVEITLTDPYQ from the coding sequence ATGAAAAAAGGATTCCTGTTGCTTATGTGCTGCTTTGTCTTCGGTCCCCTCGCGGCCGGAAATCATTCGAACCCGCTCGTGTTCGGCAATAACCGGATTACGTTGATCACCGACGGTCTGGTCCGGCTCGAATATGCCGTGGACGGTAAGTTTTTCGACGATCCCACGATGTTCGCCTACGACCGGAGCCATCTGCTGGATACGTTCAGCGTGGAGAAGCTGGACGGTAACCGTTACCGGATCGAAACGGGACGGATGACGATTACCTATACGGCCGACGGCTTCCCTTTCGGGGCGATGAATTTCCGGATAGAGTTCGACAACGGGGGAGAGAAGCCGTCCCGGTGGACGGTGCGCCAGTCCGCTTTCCCTTCGAAAAACAATCTGCGCGGGGCGATCGCCACGCTCGACAACATTGACGGCCGGACGGAACTGGACGAGGGATTGCTCTCCCGGGACGGTTATTATATGATCGACGATACCGGCAAGGAACGCCTGGTGGACGGTTGGATCGCGGAACCGAGCAAGGCACATGTGCAGGACTACTATGTTTTCATATACGGTACGGACTACCGTTCCGCCCTGCGTTCGCTGGGCGCGATCAGCGGCCGGGCGCCGATGAACCGGAAGTATATGCACGGGGCGTGGTACTGCCGGTTCTACAATTACAGTGCCGACGACTACCGCCGGATCGTCCGGGAATACCGAGAGCACGACTTTCCGCTCGATGTGCTGGTTTTCGACATGGACTGGCATACGATGGATGCCAAAGTCGGCAGCGGACACGGAGGACGTCTTTCGTGGACAGGATATACGTGGAACAGAAAGCAGTTTCCCGATCCGGCGGGATTGCTGGCAGAGTTCCGTAAGGAACATATTTATGTGCCGCTGAACGACCATCCGGCCGACGGTATCCGGCCCCACGAAGAGGGATACGACGGTTTCATGCGGGCCATGGGAGAGGACCCGGCCGAAGGCAGGAGTCTGCTGTTCGATGCCGGAGACCGGAAATACATGGAAAATTTCTTTCGGTACGCATTGGAACCCAACGAGAAAATCGGGGCGGCCTTCTGGTGGCTCGACTGGCAGCAGAACTATATTCAGCCGTGGGTGAGGGGCACCCGGATGCGCCATCTGCCTTGGCTCAATCACCTGTATTACCGTCATTCGCTGAAAGACGGGCTGCGCGGAGCCTTGTACAGCCGCTGGGGCGGTTGGGGCACTCAGCGGTATCCGATCCAGTTTTCGGGCGACACCTATGCCAGTTGGGAGATGATCGCTTTCCAGGTGGAGATGACCGCAACCAGCGGCAATGCCGGATGTTTTTTCTGGGCACACGACCTGGGTGGCCATTATAACGGGGACGATCCCGAAATGTATGCCCGCTGGACGCAGTTCGGGGCCGTGAGTTCTTCGCTGCGTGTACATTCCAGTTCTTCCGCTCCCGACCGTCGTCCGTGGAACGAGGTGTGGGGCAGGCAGGCGACCGAGTCGATGCGGCGGGCCTATCATTTCCGTTCCGAAATGATGCCCTATATATACAGCAGTCTCTGGCAGGTGCATCGGGAGATGGTGCCGTTGACCCGGGCGCTTTATATCGACTATCCCCGCGTGGAGGAGGCTTACCGCAATCCGCAGGAGTACCTGCTGGGCGATCTGGTGCTGACGGCGCCGATCGCCTCGCCCGGCAAGGGCCCCGACCGGGTGGCCGAACAGACGGTCTGGTTTCCCGTCGGGGACAGTTGGTACGATCTGTTTACCGGGCGGCGTTTCGAGGGAGGAACGAAACATACGGTGTCCGCTCCCCTGAACGAGTTTCCGGTGTATGTGAAAGGTGGCTATCCATTGCCCATGCAGCCCTATACACCCCGTATGGCGACGGCCCGGATCGACACGCTGATCGTGCGGTGCTATCCTGGCGGGCCCGGTGCGGACAACGGTTACGAACTGTACGAGGACGACGGACTCTCGCTCGACTACACGCGCGGCCGTTACGCCCTCACTCCGTTGCGGTACAGGCTTTCGGACGGAGGACTGACCGTTACTGTCGGGGCTGCCGAAGGCGAATACGAGGGACAGCCGGCCGAGCGCAGTTACCGGATCGAATTGCCGGGCCTTTCGTCCCGTGCCGTGGCCCGGATCGACGGCCGCCGGACGAAGATTTCGGTGAATGACAGGGGAATGCCCTGCATCGACGTTCCCCGGCGTTCGATCCGGAGACCGGTGGAGATCACTCTGACTGATCCTTATCAATAG
- the leuB gene encoding 3-isopropylmalate dehydrogenase, whose amino-acid sequence MNLKIALLPGDGIGPEIVGEAVKALDAVAAQYGHTFTYEKALVGACAIDVTGDPYPAETHEVCEAADAVLFGAIGDPKYDNNPAAKVRPEQGLLRMRKSLGLYANLRPLAVFDSLAHRSPLKTEIVKGADFLCVRELTGGMYFGRPQGRSEDGNTAYDTCVYTRAEVERILHLAFRLAQGRRRHLTVVDKANVIATSRLWRQIAKEMAPQYPDVELEFMFVDNAAMQIIQRPTYFDVIVTENLFGDILTDEASVISGSLGMLPSASVGSKVALFEPIHGSYPQAAGKNIANPMATILSAAMLLEHVGLKTEGTAIRSAVNRAIEAGVVTEDLAAKGEKAFSTTEVGDFIAKNIA is encoded by the coding sequence ATGAATCTGAAAATCGCGCTTCTGCCGGGAGACGGCATCGGCCCCGAGATCGTGGGCGAAGCGGTGAAGGCGCTCGACGCCGTAGCCGCCCAATACGGTCATACGTTCACCTATGAAAAGGCGCTGGTAGGCGCCTGTGCCATCGACGTCACAGGCGATCCCTACCCCGCCGAGACGCACGAAGTATGCGAGGCGGCGGACGCCGTGCTCTTCGGTGCCATCGGCGACCCCAAGTACGACAACAACCCGGCGGCGAAAGTACGCCCCGAACAGGGACTGCTCCGGATGCGCAAATCGCTGGGACTTTACGCCAATCTGCGTCCGCTGGCGGTATTCGACTCGCTGGCCCACCGCTCGCCGCTCAAGACGGAGATCGTGAAGGGTGCCGATTTCCTCTGCGTGCGCGAACTGACGGGAGGCATGTACTTCGGCCGTCCGCAGGGACGCAGCGAGGATGGAAACACAGCCTACGACACTTGTGTCTACACGCGTGCAGAGGTGGAACGCATCCTGCATCTGGCCTTCAGGCTGGCACAGGGACGGCGCAGACACCTGACTGTAGTGGACAAAGCCAACGTGATCGCCACGTCGCGCCTGTGGCGTCAGATCGCCAAGGAGATGGCACCGCAGTATCCGGACGTCGAACTAGAATTCATGTTCGTGGACAATGCGGCCATGCAGATCATCCAGCGCCCTACCTACTTCGACGTCATCGTGACGGAAAACCTCTTCGGCGACATCCTGACCGACGAAGCCAGTGTCATCAGCGGCTCGCTGGGCATGCTGCCCTCGGCCAGCGTGGGATCGAAAGTGGCCCTGTTCGAGCCGATCCACGGCTCCTATCCGCAGGCCGCCGGCAAGAACATCGCCAACCCGATGGCCACGATCCTGTCGGCCGCCATGCTGCTGGAACACGTGGGACTGAAGACCGAAGGTACCGCCATCCGGAGTGCCGTGAACCGCGCCATCGAAGCGGGCGTCGTGACCGAAGACCTCGCGGCAAAGGGCGAAAAAGCCTTCTCCACGACCGAAGTGGGCGATTTCATCGCCAAAAACATCGCCTGA